A genomic stretch from Halobellus sp. LT62 includes:
- a CDS encoding 50S ribosomal protein L31e, translating to MSASDFEERVITVPLRDVKAVPGHERAGRAMSLIRTHLAKQFSVDEDAVRLDTSLNETVWARGKQKPPSKLRVRAARFDEDGESIVEAEPAE from the coding sequence ATGAGCGCCAGCGACTTCGAAGAGCGAGTCATCACGGTACCGCTTCGAGACGTCAAGGCCGTCCCCGGCCACGAGCGCGCAGGTCGCGCGATGTCTCTGATCCGAACTCACCTCGCAAAGCAGTTCTCGGTCGACGAGGACGCCGTCCGACTGGACACGTCGCTCAACGAGACGGTGTGGGCGCGCGGCAAGCAGAAGCCGCCGAGCAAGCTCCGCGTGCGCGCCGCCCGGTTCGACGAGGACGGCGAGTCCATCGTCGAGGCGGAGCCGGCCGAATAG
- the ftsY gene encoding signal recognition particle-docking protein FtsY yields the protein MFDGLKKKLDSFREDVEETAVENEPADADPDDAASDVEEVDTDATGATSAPETPEADIDTAAADVGTVDAGAAAGSAATDDSTTAADDAPATDGDATALASEEAETALREDDEEDSGPGRFKRAAAFATGKVIIEEGDLEDPLWELEMALLESDVEMNVAEEILDTVREKMIGETRAQVETTAELVETALHDALYDVISVGQFDFDGRVAEADKPVTIVFTGVNGVGKTTSIAKMARYFEKQGLSVVMANGDTYRAGANEQIRKHAENLDTKLISHEQGGDPAAVLYDAVEYAEAHDIDVVLGDTAGRLHTSNDLMAQLEKIDRVVDPDMTLFVDEAVAGQDAVERAKTFNDTAEIDGAVLTKADADSNGGAAISIAYVTGKPILFLGIGQGYDDIERFDPERMVARLVGGEE from the coding sequence ATGTTTGACGGATTGAAAAAGAAACTCGACAGTTTCCGGGAGGACGTCGAAGAGACGGCGGTGGAGAACGAACCGGCGGACGCCGACCCCGACGACGCCGCGAGCGACGTCGAGGAAGTCGATACCGATGCGACCGGCGCGACCAGCGCGCCGGAAACGCCCGAAGCCGACATCGACACGGCAGCGGCGGACGTGGGAACTGTCGACGCCGGCGCGGCCGCCGGTTCCGCGGCTACGGACGATAGTACGACCGCTGCCGACGACGCACCCGCTACCGACGGCGACGCGACCGCTCTCGCCTCCGAGGAGGCCGAGACCGCGCTCCGAGAAGACGACGAGGAGGACTCGGGTCCCGGCCGGTTCAAGCGCGCGGCGGCGTTCGCCACGGGGAAAGTCATCATCGAGGAGGGGGACCTCGAAGATCCGCTCTGGGAGCTTGAAATGGCGCTCTTAGAGAGCGACGTGGAGATGAACGTCGCAGAGGAGATCCTCGACACCGTCCGCGAGAAGATGATCGGCGAGACGCGCGCGCAGGTCGAGACAACCGCCGAACTCGTCGAAACCGCGCTGCACGACGCGCTCTACGACGTCATCAGCGTCGGCCAGTTCGACTTCGACGGACGCGTCGCCGAGGCGGACAAACCAGTGACGATCGTCTTCACCGGCGTCAACGGCGTCGGGAAGACGACGAGCATCGCGAAGATGGCGCGGTACTTCGAGAAGCAGGGTCTGTCGGTCGTGATGGCTAACGGCGACACCTACCGCGCCGGGGCGAACGAGCAGATCCGAAAGCACGCCGAGAACCTCGACACGAAGCTCATCTCCCACGAGCAGGGCGGCGACCCGGCGGCCGTGCTGTACGACGCCGTCGAGTACGCGGAGGCGCACGACATCGATGTCGTCCTCGGCGACACCGCCGGACGGCTCCACACCTCGAACGATCTGATGGCCCAACTCGAGAAGATCGACCGCGTGGTCGACCCCGATATGACGCTGTTCGTCGACGAGGCCGTCGCGGGCCAAGACGCTGTCGAGCGCGCGAAGACCTTCAACGACACTGCCGAGATCGACGGCGCGGTCCTCACGAAGGCCGACGCCGACTCCAACGGCGGCGCGGCCATCTCGATCGCCTACGTCACCGGCAAGCCGATCCTCTTTCTCGGGATCGGCCAAGGCTACGACGACATCGAACGCTTCGATCCCGAGCGGATGGTCGCGCGGTTGGTCGGCGGCGAAGAGTAG
- a CDS encoding translation initiation factor IF-6 yields MLRASFAGSPYVGVFARATDHVLIVRPDAEADVVDAMSEELSIPAVTTTVGGSGTVGALATGNENGILVTSRATEREKEAIEEAADLPVAELPGRINAAGNVVLANDYGAYVHPELSEEAVDAVESALGVPVERGELADVQTVGTAAVATNGGALCHPKSREPELEALEAHLDVRADIGTVNYGAPLVGSGLVANETGYVAGEDTTGPELSRIEDALGYLD; encoded by the coding sequence GTGCTCCGCGCATCCTTCGCCGGGTCGCCGTACGTCGGCGTGTTCGCCCGCGCGACGGATCACGTTCTGATCGTCCGTCCGGACGCCGAGGCCGACGTCGTCGACGCGATGAGCGAGGAGCTCTCGATCCCGGCGGTCACCACCACTGTCGGCGGCTCCGGAACCGTCGGCGCGCTCGCGACCGGCAACGAGAACGGTATCCTCGTCACCAGCCGCGCGACAGAGCGCGAGAAGGAGGCCATCGAAGAGGCGGCAGACCTCCCGGTCGCGGAACTCCCGGGTCGGATCAACGCCGCCGGCAACGTCGTTCTCGCGAACGACTACGGCGCGTACGTCCACCCCGAACTCTCCGAGGAGGCCGTCGACGCCGTCGAATCGGCTCTCGGAGTCCCCGTCGAACGCGGCGAACTCGCCGACGTGCAGACCGTCGGCACCGCCGCCGTCGCGACCAACGGGGGCGCGCTCTGCCACCCGAAATCCCGCGAACCGGAACTCGAAGCGCTCGAAGCGCACCTCGACGTCCGCGCGGACATCGGGACCGTCAACTACGGCGCGCCGCTCGTCGGGTCGGGACTCGTGGCCAACGAGACCGGCTACGTCGCCGGCGAGGACACGACCGGCCCCGAACTGAGCCGGATCGAGGACGCCCTCGGCTACCTCGACTAG
- the rpl18a gene encoding 50S ribosomal protein L18Ae, with amino-acid sequence MSDFTVSGRFQSRDGSSEFTTTVEAPNENVARDRVYANIGSQHGLKRTQIELDEIKEVSAA; translated from the coding sequence ATGAGTGACTTTACGGTTAGCGGCCGGTTCCAGAGCCGCGATGGGTCCAGCGAGTTCACTACCACGGTCGAGGCACCGAACGAGAACGTCGCCCGCGACCGCGTGTACGCGAACATCGGGAGCCAGCACGGCCTAAAGCGCACGCAGATCGAACTCGACGAGATCAAGGAGGTGTCCGCGGCATGA
- a CDS encoding signal recognition particle protein Srp54: MVLDNLGSSLRSSLDTLQGKSRLDEEDVEEIVKEIQRSLLSADVEVSLVMDLSSSIKERATEEEPPAGTSARDHVLKIVYEELVDLVGESTDLPLESQTILLAGLQGSGKTTSAAKMAWWFSKKGLRPAVIQTDTFRPGAYDQAKQMCERAEVEFYGDPDESDPVKIVREGLEATEDADVHIVDTAGRHALEDDLIAEIEEIESVVDPDRSLLVLDAAIGQGAKEQAREFDDAIGIGGVVVTKLDGTAKGGGALTAVNETGSSIAFLGTGETVQDIERFEPNGFISRLLGMGDLKQLSERVERAMAETGDEEDDWDPEDIMKGSFTLKDMQKQMEAMNRMGPLDQVLDMIPGLGGGFKDQLPDDAMDVTQDRMHAFDVIMDSMTDDELENPRSIGASRTRRIARGSGKDEETVRELLEQHKMMEQTIQQFQGMGDGDMQRMMKKLQNQGGGGGGMGGLGGGGGGGLGPFG; the protein is encoded by the coding sequence ATGGTACTCGACAATCTCGGGAGTTCTCTCCGCAGCAGTCTCGATACGCTGCAGGGGAAATCCCGCCTCGACGAGGAAGACGTCGAGGAGATCGTCAAGGAGATCCAGCGCTCGCTGCTCTCCGCCGACGTCGAAGTCTCTCTCGTGATGGACCTCTCCTCGTCGATCAAAGAGCGCGCGACCGAGGAGGAACCGCCCGCCGGGACGTCCGCGCGTGATCACGTCCTCAAGATCGTCTACGAGGAACTCGTCGACCTCGTCGGCGAGTCGACCGATCTCCCCTTAGAGTCGCAGACGATCCTCCTCGCCGGGTTGCAGGGTTCGGGGAAGACGACCAGCGCCGCGAAGATGGCGTGGTGGTTCTCGAAGAAGGGCCTGCGCCCGGCGGTCATTCAGACCGACACGTTCCGCCCCGGCGCGTACGACCAGGCCAAGCAGATGTGCGAGCGCGCCGAGGTCGAGTTCTACGGCGACCCCGACGAGTCCGACCCCGTCAAAATCGTCCGCGAGGGTCTCGAAGCGACCGAAGACGCCGACGTTCACATCGTCGACACCGCCGGTCGGCACGCGCTCGAAGACGACCTCATCGCCGAGATCGAGGAGATCGAATCGGTCGTCGACCCCGACCGCTCGCTGCTCGTGCTCGACGCCGCGATCGGGCAGGGCGCGAAAGAGCAGGCCCGCGAGTTCGACGACGCCATCGGCATCGGCGGCGTCGTCGTCACCAAGCTCGACGGGACGGCGAAAGGCGGCGGCGCGCTGACCGCCGTCAACGAGACCGGCTCCTCGATCGCCTTCTTGGGCACCGGCGAGACGGTCCAAGACATCGAGCGCTTCGAGCCCAACGGCTTCATCTCCCGGCTTCTCGGGATGGGCGACCTCAAACAGCTCTCCGAGCGCGTCGAGCGCGCGATGGCGGAGACGGGAGACGAAGAGGACGACTGGGACCCCGAGGACATTATGAAGGGGTCGTTCACCCTCAAGGATATGCAAAAGCAGATGGAGGCGATGAACCGGATGGGGCCGCTCGATCAGGTCCTCGATATGATTCCGGGCCTCGGCGGCGGCTTCAAGGATCAGCTCCCCGACGACGCGATGGACGTCACGCAGGACCGGATGCACGCCTTCGACGTCATTATGGACTCGATGACCGACGACGAACTGGAGAACCCCCGCTCGATCGGGGCCTCTCGAACCCGTCGGATCGCCCGGGGCTCCGGCAAGGACGAGGAGACCGTCCGCGAGCTCCTCGAACAGCACAAGATGATGGAACAGACCATCCAGCAGTTCCAAGGGATGGGCGACGGCGATATGCAGCGGATGATGAAGAAGCTCCAGAACCAGGGCGGCGGTGGCGGCGGAATGGGCGGCCTCGGCGGCGGAGGCGGTGGCGGTCTGGGGCCGTTCGGGTAG
- a CDS encoding tetratricopeptide repeat protein, with the protein MTDGERDDHEFSSGQGFSEDYEEFTLDPPELKVDPTKVDPVDTRVLTDELDKRNIATDEIDVEQLVDVGLSYMQINRFEEATETFERAARFAEEDSIEAQEAWVNKGAAHAELEEWDEAIGAYREALRIDDDSEHAASAETNLAYALWNAGEIEAALHHAERAVETDPRFPQAWYNRGFFLSERGLNEEAVNAFDNAIRLGMRTADVLEEKARALEELGEDEQAEEVQQQAEELRQEREQELLDQQGQPGQQQRR; encoded by the coding sequence ATGACAGACGGCGAGCGAGACGATCACGAGTTCTCCTCGGGGCAGGGATTCTCCGAGGACTACGAGGAGTTCACACTCGACCCGCCGGAGCTGAAAGTCGACCCGACGAAGGTCGACCCCGTCGACACGCGCGTCCTCACCGACGAACTGGACAAGCGGAACATCGCCACCGACGAGATCGACGTCGAACAGCTCGTCGACGTCGGGCTCTCGTATATGCAGATCAACCGCTTCGAGGAGGCCACCGAGACGTTCGAGCGCGCCGCGCGGTTCGCCGAAGAGGACTCCATCGAAGCCCAAGAGGCGTGGGTCAACAAGGGCGCGGCCCACGCCGAGTTGGAGGAGTGGGACGAGGCGATCGGCGCGTATCGGGAGGCGCTCCGCATCGACGACGACTCCGAGCACGCGGCGTCGGCGGAGACGAACCTCGCGTACGCGCTGTGGAACGCCGGCGAGATCGAGGCCGCGCTACATCACGCCGAGCGCGCCGTCGAGACCGACCCGCGCTTCCCGCAGGCGTGGTACAACCGCGGATTCTTCCTGAGCGAGCGCGGCCTGAACGAGGAGGCCGTCAACGCCTTCGACAACGCGATCCGACTGGGGATGCGCACCGCCGACGTCCTCGAAGAGAAGGCTCGCGCGCTCGAAGAACTCGGCGAGGACGAACAGGCCGAGGAGGTCCAACAGCAGGCCGAGGAACTGCGACAGGAACGCGAACAGGAGCTGCTGGATCAGCAGGGACAGCCCGGACAACAACAGCGACGGTGA
- the pfdA gene encoding prefoldin subunit alpha: MMGGGGQQQLQQLSQELQAIDEEIEALESDVDDLQNEQTEIDEAIEAIETLDSGSTVQVPLGGGAYVRAEIQDIDEIIVGLGADYAVEQSSDDAADALETKQDALDDRIAEVREEIEELEDESSDLEQQAQQMQQQMQQQQMQQMQEMQDDGDGE, encoded by the coding sequence ATGATGGGTGGCGGCGGTCAACAGCAGCTCCAGCAGCTCTCCCAAGAACTGCAGGCGATCGACGAGGAGATCGAAGCGCTCGAATCCGACGTCGACGACCTCCAGAACGAGCAGACCGAGATCGACGAGGCGATCGAGGCAATCGAGACCCTCGACAGCGGCTCCACCGTCCAAGTCCCACTCGGCGGCGGCGCGTACGTCCGCGCTGAAATTCAGGATATCGACGAGATCATCGTCGGACTCGGAGCCGACTACGCGGTCGAGCAGTCGTCCGACGACGCTGCGGACGCCTTAGAGACGAAACAGGACGCGCTCGACGACCGCATCGCGGAGGTCCGCGAAGAGATCGAGGAGCTGGAAGACGAGAGTTCCGACCTCGAACAGCAGGCCCAGCAGATGCAACAGCAGATGCAGCAACAGCAGATGCAGCAGATGCAGGAAATGCAGGACGACGGCGACGGCGAGTAA
- a CDS encoding LysE family translocator, translating into MSVVPDLPTYLAFCAAAVALILTPGPDTMYVLTRGVQSRDAGVRSAFGIATGVLAHTAAATLGLAALLRAAPAAYQIVKYAGAVYLVYLGVQAIRNDEFGGTDGAGDGVADATASGSDDSGGSGSADATGSFYRGVLVNALNPKVALFFLAFLPGFAGSGPDAEVRMFLFGATYAVLTAVYLGGVAVASGRVGRTLTSAAATSRLSWVGGGAMIVLGLALAVE; encoded by the coding sequence GTGTCCGTCGTTCCCGACCTTCCGACGTATCTCGCCTTCTGCGCCGCCGCGGTCGCGCTGATCCTCACGCCCGGCCCGGACACGATGTACGTTCTCACGCGGGGCGTCCAGAGCCGCGACGCCGGCGTCAGATCGGCGTTCGGGATCGCTACCGGCGTCCTTGCTCACACGGCAGCCGCGACTCTCGGTCTCGCGGCGCTCCTCCGCGCCGCGCCCGCAGCGTATCAGATCGTCAAGTACGCGGGCGCGGTCTACCTCGTCTATCTGGGCGTGCAGGCGATCCGGAACGACGAGTTCGGTGGCACCGACGGCGCGGGCGACGGAGTCGCCGATGCGACGGCCAGCGGATCCGACGACTCGGGAGGGAGCGGGTCCGCGGACGCGACGGGCAGTTTCTACCGCGGCGTCCTCGTGAATGCCCTGAATCCGAAGGTGGCGCTGTTCTTTCTCGCGTTCCTCCCCGGGTTCGCTGGCTCGGGCCCCGACGCCGAGGTCCGGATGTTTCTGTTCGGGGCGACGTACGCCGTTCTGACGGCGGTGTATCTGGGCGGCGTCGCCGTCGCGTCCGGGCGAGTCGGACGAACACTGACCTCGGCGGCGGCGACCTCGCGGCTGAGTTGGGTCGGGGGCGGCGCGATGATCGTGCTGGGGCTGGCGCTGGCGGTCGAGTGA
- a CDS encoding DMT family transporter: protein MRHLTAAVFLLAAAIWGTAFMVTKVGLEWLPPALFAALRFDLAAAVLFALATWHGDRLRPAGRREWRPILAGGVLLIGVHHALLFAGQQYVTSAVAAVLLGLIPVITPALTRLTATRKRLSQTGMLGVGLGFVGVVTIANPDPSNLAGSNLWGIGLVLGSALAFALGAVLTHDSEATMPMLAEQAWMMFVGAVVLHAMSALLPGESLTDVVWTTDGILSLIYLAVVAGVGGFGLYFWLLRRVGPVEVSLLEYVIPIFAAVTGWAVLDESLAPTTVFGFAIIFGGFLLVKRRTIRAELRQWREGPEPQAPGAD from the coding sequence ATGAGACATCTGACCGCCGCCGTCTTTCTCCTCGCGGCCGCGATCTGGGGCACCGCGTTTATGGTGACGAAAGTCGGCCTCGAATGGCTCCCGCCCGCGCTGTTCGCGGCGCTCCGGTTCGATCTCGCCGCAGCCGTGCTCTTTGCTCTCGCCACGTGGCACGGCGACCGGCTTCGACCCGCCGGCCGCCGCGAGTGGCGGCCGATCCTCGCCGGCGGCGTCCTCCTCATCGGCGTCCACCACGCGCTCTTGTTCGCCGGGCAGCAGTACGTCACGAGCGCCGTCGCCGCCGTGCTGCTCGGGCTGATCCCGGTCATCACGCCCGCGTTGACGCGACTCACGGCGACGCGGAAGCGACTCAGTCAGACGGGGATGCTCGGCGTCGGCCTCGGCTTCGTCGGCGTCGTCACGATCGCGAACCCGGATCCCTCGAACCTCGCTGGCTCGAATCTCTGGGGAATCGGCCTCGTGCTCGGATCGGCGCTCGCCTTCGCCCTCGGAGCGGTCCTGACGCACGACTCGGAGGCGACGATGCCGATGCTGGCCGAGCAGGCGTGGATGATGTTCGTCGGCGCGGTCGTCCTGCACGCGATGAGTGCCCTCCTGCCGGGCGAGTCGCTGACGGACGTGGTGTGGACGACCGACGGAATCCTCTCGCTGATTTACCTCGCGGTCGTCGCCGGCGTCGGCGGGTTCGGGCTGTACTTCTGGCTCCTCCGCCGCGTCGGGCCGGTCGAGGTGAGCCTCTTGGAGTACGTCATCCCCATCTTCGCCGCCGTGACGGGCTGGGCCGTCCTCGACGAGTCGCTCGCGCCGACGACCGTGTTCGGCTTCGCAATCATCTTCGGCGGCTTCCTCCTCGTCAAGCGCCGAACGATCCGCGCGGAGCTCCGGCAGTGGCGCGAGGGGCCGGAGCCGCAGGCACCGGGCGCGGACTGA
- a CDS encoding DUF424 domain-containing protein has protein sequence MLLRERQTSDGLLVSVCDPECLGETYIEGDIELDVTEAFYGGEEAEEVDADAVIDSLTRASVANLVGERTVSVAVDAGIIDEERVLSVDGTLHAQLLWM, from the coding sequence ATGCTCCTCCGAGAACGACAGACGTCGGATGGACTGCTCGTCTCCGTCTGTGACCCCGAATGCCTCGGCGAGACCTACATCGAGGGCGATATCGAGCTCGACGTGACCGAAGCGTTCTACGGCGGCGAGGAGGCCGAAGAAGTCGACGCCGACGCCGTCATCGACAGTCTCACCCGGGCCAGCGTCGCCAACCTCGTCGGCGAACGCACCGTCTCCGTCGCCGTCGATGCGGGAATCATCGACGAGGAGCGCGTGCTCTCGGTCGACGGGACGCTGCACGCGCAACTCCTTTGGATGTAG
- the sufS gene encoding bifunctional cysteine desulfurase/selenocysteine lyase SufS, which yields MRTQESYPIDVDAIREDFPILDRKVGGDIETPGEGPDDTRPLVYLDNAATTQTPKPVVDSIVDYYYGYNSNVHRGIHHLSQEASVAYENAHDRVAEFIGANGREEIVFTKNTTESLNLVAYAWGLAELGPGDTVVLTEMEHHASLVTWQQIAKKTGASVEYIRVDDDGRLDMDHAAELIDDDTAMVSAVHVSNTLGTVVPVSDLADLAHEHDAYVFVDGAQSVPTRPVDVGEIDADFLAFSGHKMLGPTGIGVLYGKEHILESIQPYLYGGEMIRSVTYEDSTWEDLPWKFEAGTPVIAQGIALHAAIDYLDEIGMDRVQAHEELLAEYAYDRLTEFDDIEIYGPPGDDRGGLVAFNLEGVHAHDLSSILNDHGVAIRAGDHCTQPLHDKLGVPASTRASFYVYNEKSEIDALVDGVDDARQLFA from the coding sequence ATGAGAACGCAGGAATCGTATCCGATCGACGTCGACGCCATCCGCGAGGACTTCCCGATTCTCGACCGGAAGGTCGGCGGCGACATCGAGACGCCGGGCGAAGGCCCCGACGACACCCGTCCGCTGGTCTACCTCGACAACGCCGCGACGACGCAGACGCCGAAACCCGTCGTCGACTCCATCGTCGACTACTACTACGGCTACAACTCCAACGTCCACCGCGGTATCCACCACCTGAGCCAAGAGGCCTCAGTCGCCTACGAGAACGCCCACGACCGCGTCGCGGAGTTCATCGGCGCGAACGGTCGCGAGGAGATCGTCTTCACGAAGAACACGACGGAGTCGCTGAACCTCGTCGCCTACGCGTGGGGGCTCGCCGAGTTGGGCCCGGGCGACACCGTCGTCCTGACCGAGATGGAGCACCACGCGTCGCTCGTCACGTGGCAGCAGATCGCGAAAAAGACGGGCGCGAGCGTCGAGTACATCCGCGTCGACGACGACGGACGCCTCGATATGGACCACGCGGCCGAACTGATCGACGACGACACCGCGATGGTGTCGGCCGTTCACGTCTCGAACACGCTCGGAACGGTCGTGCCCGTCTCGGACCTCGCCGATCTGGCGCACGAACACGACGCGTACGTCTTCGTCGACGGCGCGCAGTCGGTGCCGACGCGACCCGTGGACGTCGGCGAGATCGACGCCGACTTCCTCGCCTTCTCGGGGCACAAGATGCTCGGGCCGACCGGCATCGGCGTGCTCTACGGAAAAGAGCACATTCTGGAGTCGATACAGCCGTACCTCTACGGCGGCGAGATGATCAGAAGCGTCACCTACGAGGACTCGACGTGGGAGGACCTCCCGTGGAAGTTCGAGGCCGGCACGCCCGTCATCGCGCAGGGCATCGCGCTGCACGCCGCGATCGACTACCTCGACGAGATCGGAATGGACCGCGTGCAGGCCCACGAGGAACTGCTCGCCGAGTACGCCTACGACCGATTGACGGAGTTCGACGACATCGAAATCTACGGGCCGCCGGGCGATGACCGCGGCGGGCTGGTCGCGTTCAACCTCGAAGGCGTCCACGCGCACGACCTCTCCAGCATCCTCAACGATCACGGCGTCGCGATCCGCGCCGGAGACCACTGTACGCAGCCGCTGCACGACAAACTCGGCGTTCCCGCCTCGACGCGCGCGTCGTTCTACGTCTACAACGAGAAGTCCGAGATCGACGCGCTCGTCGACGGCGTCGACGACGCACGGCAACTCTTCGCCTGA
- the thpR gene encoding RNA 2',3'-cyclic phosphodiesterase: MRLFVSIDLPDRLADDVADAQRRFADAEGLRFVDPEQAHLTLFFLGDTDPDRLDEVESALTRAVDDADVDPFELRLGGFGVFPALDYISVLWAGVRDGGGAAETTRLHEAAEAELTALGFAADDHEFTPHVTLARMDDARGKDLVQRVVRETDPDIGAFRVEEVRLTKSTLTAEGPAYETVASFPL; this comes from the coding sequence ATGCGACTCTTCGTCAGCATCGACCTTCCGGACCGCCTCGCCGACGACGTCGCCGACGCGCAGCGGCGCTTCGCCGACGCCGAGGGGCTCCGCTTCGTCGACCCCGAACAGGCGCACTTGACGCTGTTCTTCCTCGGCGACACCGACCCCGACCGGCTCGACGAAGTCGAATCCGCGCTGACGCGCGCTGTCGACGACGCCGACGTCGATCCCTTCGAGCTCCGCCTCGGCGGCTTCGGCGTCTTCCCCGCGCTCGACTACATCAGCGTCCTGTGGGCGGGCGTTCGCGACGGCGGGGGCGCGGCGGAGACGACGCGCCTGCACGAGGCCGCCGAGGCCGAGTTGACCGCGCTCGGCTTCGCGGCCGACGACCACGAGTTCACCCCGCACGTCACCCTCGCCCGGATGGACGACGCCCGCGGGAAGGACCTGGTCCAGCGGGTCGTCCGCGAGACCGATCCGGATATCGGCGCGTTTCGGGTCGAGGAGGTCCGATTGACGAAGAGCACGCTGACCGCCGAGGGGCCGGCGTACGAGACGGTGGCGTCGTTCCCGCTGTGA
- a CDS encoding mechanosensitive ion channel domain-containing protein, translating to MSTAVGFVLETVQRTVNEFAAGIQQAAPKLLTGVVFLLLAYVAIRLVTSAVRHTLAAIYPDEQGLIVDLGATIAGIFLWFGAALTLLEILGMGEIAASLGTAAGFVALGVSYALSNMIADTVAGVYLLRDPDFNPGDRVKSDPVTGVVETIELRKTRFRNEEGETVVVANRDVEKKWTKLGDLDTDTNADATLDT from the coding sequence ATGTCAACAGCCGTCGGGTTCGTCCTCGAAACGGTTCAGCGGACGGTCAACGAGTTCGCGGCGGGGATACAGCAGGCCGCGCCGAAACTACTCACGGGCGTCGTCTTTCTCCTCCTCGCGTACGTCGCGATCCGACTGGTGACGAGCGCGGTTCGCCACACGCTCGCGGCGATCTACCCCGACGAACAGGGGCTCATCGTCGACCTCGGGGCGACAATCGCCGGGATCTTCCTGTGGTTCGGGGCCGCGTTGACCCTCCTCGAAATCCTCGGGATGGGCGAGATTGCCGCGAGTCTCGGCACCGCCGCCGGGTTCGTCGCGCTCGGCGTCTCCTACGCGCTCTCGAACATGATCGCCGACACCGTCGCGGGCGTCTATCTGCTTCGAGACCCCGATTTCAACCCCGGAGATCGGGTGAAATCCGATCCGGTGACCGGCGTCGTCGAGACGATCGAACTGCGGAAGACCCGGTTCAGAAACGAGGAGGGCGAAACCGTCGTCGTGGCGAACCGCGACGTCGAGAAGAAGTGGACGAAGCTCGGCGACCTCGACACCGACACCAACGCCGACGCTACACTAGATACCTGA
- a CDS encoding magnesium transporter: MTVRDVARDAYREALPALAASLVGGLFAGVILGGMRAELRAVPGLLVLVPALLATRGNVYGSLGARISTALHQGLVEPRIRGGDERLRSAVAAALANGLLTSAFAAVAAFSILTVLGDSVAPLPVLVAIALVSGLLSGIALAGVVVTAVFAGYRRGRDPDTLVGPLVTTTGDLFGMLFLLLAVRLVLAASGVL, from the coding sequence ATGACCGTCCGGGACGTCGCCCGCGATGCCTATCGGGAGGCGCTCCCAGCGCTCGCGGCGAGCCTCGTCGGGGGGCTCTTCGCGGGCGTCATTCTCGGCGGGATGCGCGCGGAGCTGCGAGCGGTCCCCGGGCTCTTGGTCCTCGTTCCGGCGTTGCTCGCGACCCGCGGTAACGTCTACGGGTCGCTCGGCGCGCGCATCTCGACGGCGCTGCACCAGGGGCTCGTCGAACCGCGGATCCGCGGCGGCGACGAACGGCTACGATCGGCGGTCGCGGCCGCGCTCGCGAACGGTCTTTTGACCTCCGCGTTCGCGGCCGTCGCCGCCTTCTCGATTCTCACCGTTCTCGGCGACAGCGTCGCGCCGCTTCCCGTGCTCGTCGCCATCGCGCTCGTGTCCGGACTCCTGTCGGGGATCGCGCTCGCGGGCGTCGTCGTCACCGCGGTCTTCGCCGGGTATCGTCGCGGGCGAGATCCCGACACGCTCGTCGGGCCGCTGGTGACGACGACCGGGGACCTCTTCGGGATGCTCTTTTTGCTGCTCGCGGTCAGGCTCGTTCTGGCGGCGTCGGGGGTGCTGTAG
- a CDS encoding 50S ribosomal protein L39e, whose product MSKKSKAKKKRLAKLERQNTRVPAWVMMKTDMEVTRNPKRRNWRRSDTDE is encoded by the coding sequence ATGAGCAAGAAGTCGAAGGCCAAAAAGAAGCGCCTGGCCAAACTGGAGCGCCAGAACACGCGCGTTCCGGCCTGGGTGATGATGAAGACGGATATGGAAGTCACGCGAAACCCCAAGCGTCGCAACTGGCGGCGGAGTGACACGGACGAGTAA